In Candidatus Binataceae bacterium, a single genomic region encodes these proteins:
- a CDS encoding EthD family reductase, giving the protein MFINFVAFNFQSSDLEAEERNYLGHHVGLARQMPGLKFYYTGHTKPVNGVKPEVFRAAILGYESAEISATGAKSDLMPPLRADTQAHLKDLRYRTIDAETIVPFDSRKPHQPCFVMAAEFDLEQNAGKEAAERHYLDTHTHIARRLPGLRNYIIGKLDPKNADRYRIAILTFDSLEALRDAYRSPIGRELVRDEEATIRNARVWRLDARVEV; this is encoded by the coding sequence ATGTTCATAAACTTCGTCGCGTTCAATTTTCAGTCGAGCGATCTCGAAGCCGAGGAGCGCAACTATCTCGGCCATCACGTCGGCCTCGCCAGGCAGATGCCGGGGCTCAAGTTCTATTACACCGGCCACACGAAGCCCGTGAACGGCGTCAAGCCCGAAGTCTTTCGCGCCGCGATTCTCGGGTACGAGAGTGCCGAGATTTCGGCGACCGGCGCCAAGTCAGATTTGATGCCGCCGCTCAGGGCCGATACGCAGGCGCATCTCAAAGATCTGCGCTATCGCACCATCGATGCGGAAACGATCGTGCCGTTCGATTCGCGTAAGCCGCATCAGCCCTGCTTTGTGATGGCAGCCGAGTTCGATCTCGAGCAGAATGCCGGCAAAGAAGCTGCTGAGCGGCATTACCTCGATACGCACACGCATATCGCGCGGCGCCTACCGGGTCTGCGCAATTACATCATCGGTAAGCTCGACCCGAAGAACGCAGACCGCTATCGCATCGCGATCTTGACCTTTGATTCGCTGGAGGCGCTTCGCGATGCCTACCGCTCGCCAATCGGGCGCGAGCTGGTCCGCGACGAGGAGGCGACGATTCGCAACGCGCGCGTCTGGCGTCTCGATGCTCGCGTGGAGGTCTAG
- the malQ gene encoding 4-alpha-glucanotransferase: MLPRSAGVLIPLFSIRTKNDLGRGDIQGLPAMIDFALAMGHRVIQLLPIDETGPDDLSPYTAMSVMAVDPMYIGVQGLPGVGRVMQGRARDAVGRGRVVARAITRREKLTLLGRAYRATRARGGRTEGEEIDRFVAENADWINDYVLFRALKERFNWAAWETWPAELAKREPSALNAARAELNDQVQMYAYWQFIAHRQWSEVRAYAQERGVSIGGDLAFSPGRDSAEVWQHQEDFDLTRSVGAPPDGFNPKGQRWGLPLPNWWKMGEGGYKLLRTRARHAAKMFDLIRIDHVVGLYRTFNFGSDPDAPGEFAPAGEDHQLGQGEFVMRAIKEEAGATEIIAEDLGTVPPWVRVSLTGLGVPGYKVMQWEKTNWGQPDEHYLNPSTYPELSLATTGTHDTEPVTLWWREQKVSEREQLVQALGIAERANPRRMLDHDARFAILEALYGAPSQLTIIPIQDMFGWSARINRPGTTNDTNWTYRLPLTLERLRRSKAIQAQIAALRQIAERSNRFAAETPAKS, translated from the coding sequence ATGCTGCCGCGGTCCGCTGGAGTCCTGATCCCTCTTTTTTCGATTCGAACCAAAAACGATCTCGGGCGCGGAGACATTCAAGGCCTCCCTGCGATGATCGATTTCGCGCTCGCGATGGGCCATCGAGTGATCCAGCTCCTGCCAATCGACGAGACCGGCCCAGACGACCTGAGTCCATACACTGCGATGAGCGTCATGGCCGTCGATCCGATGTACATCGGCGTGCAGGGTCTGCCTGGCGTTGGGCGTGTCATGCAGGGTCGTGCGCGCGACGCGGTCGGACGCGGGCGCGTGGTGGCGCGAGCGATCACACGCCGGGAAAAGTTGACGCTGCTGGGGCGGGCGTATCGCGCGACGCGGGCGCGAGGCGGACGTACCGAAGGCGAGGAGATCGATCGCTTCGTCGCAGAGAACGCCGACTGGATTAATGACTACGTGTTGTTCCGCGCGCTCAAGGAGCGGTTTAACTGGGCGGCATGGGAAACCTGGCCGGCGGAGCTCGCCAAGCGCGAGCCGTCTGCGCTCAATGCCGCGCGCGCCGAGCTCAACGACCAGGTCCAGATGTACGCCTACTGGCAATTCATCGCGCATCGACAGTGGAGCGAGGTTCGCGCCTACGCGCAGGAGCGGGGAGTCAGCATCGGCGGCGATCTTGCCTTCTCGCCGGGGCGCGACAGCGCCGAGGTCTGGCAGCATCAGGAGGATTTCGATTTGACGCGCAGCGTCGGTGCTCCTCCCGATGGCTTCAATCCCAAGGGCCAGCGCTGGGGCCTGCCATTGCCAAACTGGTGGAAGATGGGCGAAGGCGGCTACAAGCTGCTGCGCACGCGCGCCCGTCATGCGGCCAAGATGTTCGACCTCATCCGTATCGACCACGTCGTCGGCCTCTACCGCACGTTCAACTTCGGCTCCGATCCGGATGCGCCCGGTGAGTTCGCGCCCGCGGGCGAGGATCATCAACTCGGCCAGGGCGAATTCGTCATGCGCGCAATCAAGGAAGAAGCCGGTGCGACCGAAATCATCGCCGAGGATCTTGGCACCGTGCCGCCCTGGGTCCGTGTGTCGCTCACCGGCCTCGGAGTACCGGGCTACAAGGTGATGCAGTGGGAAAAAACGAATTGGGGTCAGCCCGACGAGCATTACCTGAACCCCTCGACGTATCCTGAACTGTCTCTCGCGACCACAGGCACGCATGACACGGAACCGGTGACCCTCTGGTGGCGAGAACAGAAAGTCAGCGAACGCGAACAATTGGTCCAGGCTCTCGGCATCGCCGAGCGCGCCAATCCGCGCCGGATGCTCGACCATGATGCGCGCTTTGCGATTCTCGAGGCGCTCTACGGCGCACCCTCGCAGCTTACGATAATCCCTATCCAGGATATGTTCGGCTGGAGCGCGCGCATCAACCGCCCCGGCACTACCAACGACACGAACTGGACATATCGATTGCCGCTCACCCTCGAGCGACTGCGCCGCAG
- a CDS encoding SDR family NAD(P)-dependent oxidoreductase: protein MKLKDKIVLITGGGSGLGREMGLTFAREGAKIGVNDVRPESAQNVVTEIERMGGVAKPFVADVSSSVAVKKMFADFIGAWGTIDVLINNAGIGRTREGNEFFQTWDVPDEDFDKMVRTHLYSTFYCTREALKVMVPKRSGRIVNLGSIAGTTGLPFAAAYCAAKGGIISFTKSVAREVVTHNVLVNCIAPGFIETPMTAPIEPAMRDQIISATPAGRFGDPSDIAAAALYLSCDESKFMVGQIISPNGGYVI, encoded by the coding sequence ATGAAACTGAAAGACAAGATTGTACTGATCACCGGCGGCGGCTCGGGCCTCGGGCGCGAGATGGGGCTGACGTTCGCGCGCGAGGGCGCGAAAATCGGCGTCAACGACGTGCGGCCGGAATCGGCGCAAAACGTCGTGACCGAGATCGAGCGCATGGGCGGGGTCGCCAAGCCGTTCGTCGCCGACGTATCGAGCAGTGTGGCGGTGAAAAAGATGTTCGCCGACTTCATCGGCGCGTGGGGCACGATCGACGTGCTGATCAACAACGCCGGTATCGGACGCACGCGCGAGGGCAACGAGTTCTTCCAGACCTGGGACGTGCCCGATGAAGACTTCGACAAGATGGTGCGGACGCATCTCTACTCGACGTTTTACTGCACGCGCGAGGCGCTCAAGGTGATGGTGCCGAAGCGCTCGGGCCGGATCGTCAACCTCGGCTCGATCGCGGGCACGACCGGACTGCCGTTCGCGGCGGCCTACTGCGCGGCCAAGGGCGGGATCATCTCGTTCACCAAGTCAGTCGCGCGCGAAGTCGTGACCCACAATGTGCTGGTCAACTGCATCGCGCCGGGATTTATCGAAACGCCGATGACGGCGCCGATCGAGCCTGCGATGCGCGATCAGATCATCTCGGCCACGCCGGCCGGGCGCTTCGGCGATCCCTCCGATATCGCGGCGGCGGCACTTTATCTTTCGTGCGACGAATCGAAGTTCATGGTCGGGCAAATCATCAGCCCCAACGGCGGCTACGTGATCTGA